A segment of the Sulfitobacter sp. D7 genome:
CTCAACTTCCGCCAGCCGCGCCGTGCTGGCGATCAGCGCGCCGACGCGGTGGCCGGTCAGGCGGTAGGCTTTGGAAAAGGAATAGAGGTGGATCAGCGTGTCGTGCCAGTCGGGGTCGCGGAACAGCGCATGCGGCGCGCCGGGGCGGCTGTGAAAATCGCGGTAGGTCTCGTCGAGGATCAGCGCGATGCCATGACGGCGCGCGAGGTCAAAGAATTCCTGCACGAGGGCGGCGGGATATTCCACGCCGCCGGGGTTGTTGGGGGTGACCAGCGCGATGGCGCGGGTGCGCGGGGTGATGGCGGCTGCGGCCTTGTTGGGGTCGGGCAGCATGTCGGCTTCGACGGGCAGCGGCACGGCGGTGACCCCGCTCATGTCAAGCCACATTTTGTGGTTGAAGTACCAAGGCGTCGGGATGATCACCTCATCGCCTTCGCCGCAGAGCGTGGCAATGGCGGCGGCAAAGGCTTGGTTGCACCCGGATGTGATGCAGACCTGTTCGTCGGTCACCACGCCCGCGTATTTCTCTGCCGTTTGCCGTGCCAGTTCGGCGCGCAGTTCCGGCAAGCCCAGCACGGGGCCATAGAGATGCGCCTCATCGTTGTTCAGCGTGACCTCGGCCATCGCCCGGCGCAGCCCCTCTGGGGGCGGATCGACGGGGGCGGCTTGGCTTACGTTGATCAGCGGACGGTCATCGGTGAATGTCACGCCATCCAGCCAGCGCCGCGCCTCCATCACCGGAGGGAAGAAAGTGGTGGCGGTGCGCGAAAGCGGCATAGGTGTATCCGGTCAGGTAAGGGGCAGGGGAAGGTGGCGCAGGGCCCCTCAGTCCTTGCCGCGGTAGGGCTCGACATATTGCAGCGCCATGTCCCACGGGAAGAAGATCCACGTGTCTTGGCTGACGCCGGTGATGAAAGTATCGACCTGCGGCTCGCCTTCGGGCTTGGCATAGACGGTGGCGAAATGGGCGTTGGGGTAAAGTTCGCGCACCAGTTCAATGGTCTTGCCGCTGTCGACCAGATCATCGACGATCAGGATGCCGGTGCCATCGCCCATCATCTCAGCGTCGGGGGATTTCAGGACCTTGGCCTCGCGGCGCTGGTCGGCGGCGCCGCCGCCCGAATGGTAGGACATGACCGAGATCGTATCGACGGTGCGGATATCCAACTCACGCGCGACGATCATCGCGGGGGCCATGCCGCCGCGGGTGATCGCCACCACGGCACGCCACGCGCCATCGTCGGGACCAAGACCATCGAGCCGCCACGCCAGCGCACGGCTGTCGCGGTGGATCTGATCCCAGGAGATGTGAAAGCCCTTTTCATGGGGCAGGCGCGAGGCGTCCTTGGATTTGGTCATGATGGTCCTTTGCAGCAGCTGGCGCGGGCACCCGCGCGAATTAATTTGGGCGGCTTATTCCTTGGACATGTCGGGCGCGTCAACCGCCTTCATGCCGACAACGTGATAGCCCGCGTCGACATGCAGGTTCTCTCCCGTGGTGCCGCTGCCCAGATCCGACAGCAGGAAGAGGGCGGCCTTGCCGACATCCTCGGTCGTGACATTGCGGCGCAGGGGGGAGTTGTACTCGTTCCATTTCATGATGTAGCGGAAATCACCGATGCCGGAGGCCGCCAGCGTCTTGATCGGCCCCGCCGAGATCGCGTTGACGCGAATGCCGTCCTTGCCCAGATCTTCGGCAAGGTATTTAACGCTCGCCTCCAACGCGGCCTTGGCCACACCCATCACATTATAATGCGGCATCACCTTTTCGGCGCCGTAGTAGGTCAGCGTCAGGGCGCTGGCACCGGGCGACATCATCTTTTCCGCGCGCTGCATCACGGCGGTGAAGGAATATACCGAGATATCCATCGACATGGCGAAGTTGCCGCGGCTGGTGTCGACGTAGCGGCCCCGCAGTTCCCCCTTGTCGGAAAAGCCGATGGCGTGAACGATGAAATCAAGCCCGTCCCAGCGTTCTTTCAGCCCATCAAACATCGCGTCGATCGAGGCTTCGTCGCCGACGTCGCAGGGCAGAACGATGTCGCTGCCAAGCTGCTCGGCCAATGGCCCCACACGTTTCTTGAGCGCGTCACCTTGGTAGGAAAAGGCAAGTTCCGCCCCCGCATCGGCCAGCGCTTTGGCCACGCCCCATGCGATGGATTTGTCATTCGCCAGACCCATGATGAGCCCGCGCTTGCCCCGCATCAATTCGTTTCCCATTCCGCCGCCTTGTCTATGTTCCGTTTAGGTTGTCTTGGTCTAGGCGATTGCAGCGCGGCCATCAAGACTGCACAGGCGGCTTCACCCCCGTGATTTGCCATAAGATCGGCGGCTAACTGACGGAAATCGGGTAAGGTTGTCCTTTGAGTTGCCGATCGTTAACAAATGTCTTAGCGAATAACTCAGACTCCGGCGAAGAACCGGTTACGGGCTCGAACACTCTAGGAGGGGATGCCGAATGGAAACGCGGACTGGTATATTTGCGGGGGACGATCCCTTTGCGATTGCGCAGCGTTGGCTTTCCGAAGCAGACACGAGTGAGCCGAATGACCCCAACGCCATCGCGCTGAGCACGGTAGATTCGCAAGGGCTGCCAAACGCCCGCATGGTGCTGTTGAAAGAGATCGAACCGGACGCCTTTGTCTTTTACACCAATTACGAAAGCCAAAAGGCTCAAGAGCTGGATGGCGCGGGCAAGGCGGCTTTTGTCATGCATTGGAAATCATTGCGCCGTCAGGTGCGGGTGCGCGGGCTGATTAGCCGCGAAGACGGGCCAAAGGCCGATGACTACTACGCATCGCGCTCGCTCAAGAGCCGTTTGGGGGCTTGGGCCTCGCGCCAATCGCAGCCTCTGTCGGGGCGCGGGGCGTTGATGGCCGAAGTCGCCAAAGTGACCGCGCAGCAGGGGGTGAACCCTAAACGTCCGCCGTTCTGGGGCGGATACCGGATCACCCCGCTGGAAATCGAATTCTGGGCAGATGGCGAATTCCGCCTGCATGACCGTTTTCAATGGCGCCGCGCGGATGCCGCAGCGCCCTGGGCCGTCACACGGCTCAATCCTTGATAGGACGGCACGGATTAGCGATGAAAGATGTGTCTGATACCCAACCGGCAGAAACGCCGGGGCTAAACGATCCCCTTGAGGGCGTGGTCAAA
Coding sequences within it:
- a CDS encoding aminotransferase — protein: MPLSRTATTFFPPVMEARRWLDGVTFTDDRPLINVSQAAPVDPPPEGLRRAMAEVTLNNDEAHLYGPVLGLPELRAELARQTAEKYAGVVTDEQVCITSGCNQAFAAAIATLCGEGDEVIIPTPWYFNHKMWLDMSGVTAVPLPVEADMLPDPNKAAAAITPRTRAIALVTPNNPGGVEYPAALVQEFFDLARRHGIALILDETYRDFHSRPGAPHALFRDPDWHDTLIHLYSFSKAYRLTGHRVGALIASTARLAEVEKFLDTVAICPAQIGQHGALWGMQNLGPWLADEREEILARRAAIAALMPKIEPLGWELLGLGGYFAYLRHPFDLSSAELAPQLVRDAGVLCLPGTMFQPEGDARGESQLRIAFANLDTAGLEVLFDRLAALPRNA
- the gpt gene encoding xanthine phosphoribosyltransferase; its protein translation is MTKSKDASRLPHEKGFHISWDQIHRDSRALAWRLDGLGPDDGAWRAVVAITRGGMAPAMIVARELDIRTVDTISVMSYHSGGGAADQRREAKVLKSPDAEMMGDGTGILIVDDLVDSGKTIELVRELYPNAHFATVYAKPEGEPQVDTFITGVSQDTWIFFPWDMALQYVEPYRGKD
- the pdxH gene encoding pyridoxamine 5'-phosphate oxidase yields the protein METRTGIFAGDDPFAIAQRWLSEADTSEPNDPNAIALSTVDSQGLPNARMVLLKEIEPDAFVFYTNYESQKAQELDGAGKAAFVMHWKSLRRQVRVRGLISREDGPKADDYYASRSLKSRLGAWASRQSQPLSGRGALMAEVAKVTAQQGVNPKRPPFWGGYRITPLEIEFWADGEFRLHDRFQWRRADAAAPWAVTRLNP
- the fabI gene encoding enoyl-ACP reductase FabI — encoded protein: MGNELMRGKRGLIMGLANDKSIAWGVAKALADAGAELAFSYQGDALKKRVGPLAEQLGSDIVLPCDVGDEASIDAMFDGLKERWDGLDFIVHAIGFSDKGELRGRYVDTSRGNFAMSMDISVYSFTAVMQRAEKMMSPGASALTLTYYGAEKVMPHYNVMGVAKAALEASVKYLAEDLGKDGIRVNAISAGPIKTLAASGIGDFRYIMKWNEYNSPLRRNVTTEDVGKAALFLLSDLGSGTTGENLHVDAGYHVVGMKAVDAPDMSKE